TAAAGAAACTGAGAAAACTTTTGAACGTGAAAAAAAGAATCAGACTATTGAAGCCTACTAACCCCATGCCGATCCAGGTGCCGCGATAACCGCTTCGATACGCTTCTTTGATATTCCCGGATCCGTACAGATGGGCAATCTGAATTTGTACAGCCAGGGCAATCGAAAAACCCAACATAAAACAGATCGATTCGAGCGTATTCAAATATGTTCTCGTTGCCAGTTCTCTTGCCCCCAAAGTTGCCAAGATGGTGTAAATCGTTAACTGCGACAATACCCAGGAGGACATGTTGATGCCCATCGGCCAACCTATTTTCAGGATCGCCCCGAACAGCTTGCGGTTAAAAACCAGTAAATCTCCCCACGAGATTCTCCGCTCGAAAGCGGTAACGAACATAAACAGCAGCAAACAAGTCGCCAGCAATCGGCTTACTAACGTCGATATCGCTACACCGGTCAACCCCAATTGGGGGAAGCCTAACTCGCCGTATATAAATCCATAGTTAAACACTATATGAATCACATTCATGCCAATCGCCGTAATCATCGGCCCTTTGGTATTTCCTGTATTGCGAATAATCGTGCTTAGCGCAGCTGTCAGTGCCGTTAGAACCATCCCGCTTCCGACAATCGAAATGTAGGTTTGCGCCAATGGAAGCAGCCTTTCCTCCAATTGAAACAGCCTTGCCAGTGGCAGCGCTTCTCGATACAGGATAATACTAAGCACAACCCCGATCGCTGCGCTCACGGTAACAGCCATGATCGCAACCGTACGGGCAGCTTCTTGCTGCTTGGCGCCTATTTTCTGCGCTATCAAAATCCCCGCGCCGCTGGCCACCGTCATAAATAAAATCATCATGGCTTGAAACACTTGATTCGCCAAGCCCACAACCGCAACCGCATCATCCGACACGCGGCTTACCATCAGGGTATCTACTACGCCCAATAGCAGTTGCAGCAGCAATTCGACGAAAATCGGCCACGCCAAAAGCCATAATGTGAACTTATTTTTCTCTGTCTGCATGATATGCCACCATCCGATTCCAGTCTCTCTTTTTATGAAAATGAAACTTTGTTGCCTGCTCAAATTATAGATGCTATAGTGGGTTCCATGTATCAGCATTGCAACTTAAACTTTCAAAATTCCAACTTCTATACGAAGAAATGAACAGGTGATTCAGATGGCCTTGATAGAAATGACAATCCCGCCTTTTCCGCATTACATTACAAGCGGTTTCAATACCATTCCTAAGAACGCCAAGCATCCCAGCAGAAGTCATATTGAGGTTTTTGATCTCTTGATCACCACCTCCGGCTGCCTCTTTCTGGCGGAAGAGGAGCAGCGGTTTGAGGTTGCTCCTGGTCAAGCCCTCATTCTAAGACCTGACTGCTACCATTTTGCAACCCAAGTATGCGCGGAGGATACCTCGACGTATTGGATGCACTTCCACGCTGGAGGTCTCTGGAACATGGTTGATAACACAATTCCAGCCTTGCCGCTTGAAGATCCCTCTCCCGTCTTTATCGAGCCATTCGCGGTTGAACCATTTACCATCCGAATCCCGCAGTATACGACCCTCCTGCAGCCTGAGAAAACGTATGAGCTGTTCGAGCAGCTTCATCAACTGCAGCCGCGCGCGCATATGAGCGGTGTTCGGTTTGCCCAGCAGCAGTTGTTTCATGAACTGCTGCTCCAACTATCCGTTTCTGCGACAAAGGAACAACGCTCACCTTCGCTCGCCTGTGCGGAAAAAGCTGCTTCCTATTTGCGTCAGCATTACCGAGAGACGGTTTCCGCCAAAGCGCTTGGCGATCATGTTAACTTCCATCCCGTGTACATCGCCCGCTGCATGCAAAGAGAATACGGTTGCTCGCCGACGGAATACCTGCTCCGCCTGCGCATCCAGCAGGCCAAGCTGCTGCTGCTTCAAACCGACCTTCCGGTTGCTCATGTTGGAGAAGAAGTCGGCTTCGAGCAGCCTGCCTATTTTGCTACTTGCTTCACCCGCCTGGAAGGCATTTCTCCGCGCAAGTACAGGCAGCGTTTCGCCAGAAATTAGCTTGAGCGACAGAACTCAGTGGCATATATACAACAACTGCGCAATACAGTTAACATATATGACGTGAGAGGGAGTTGAGCTTGATTATGGAAGAACAACAAACCGCACCTGTCCTTAGCGTGAAGAATTGGATGTTAACAATCCTGCTGCTCGCGATTCCAATTGTGAACATTATCTTATTATTCGTATGGGCATTCAGCAGCGGGGAGAATCCGAACAAAGCCAATTATGCCAAGGCCAGCCTAATCTGGGCCGCTATCGGGATTGTGCTTTATCTTCTTTTTGCTGTAATCTTTTTTGGCACCGTAATGTCCTCGATTAATTAGTTTAGTTAATAACAAATAAAGCTGCTCACCCGGGCGCGGTCCAGACCGCCGGGAAGCGGCTTTTTTTACTTTCACCCGCCGATCCAAATAGTCCTTTCATGAAATATGTTATACTGGGAAAAAATGATAAGAAGCACTCATCCCAAAATTCAACCCTACTTGGAGGTTAACAATGAAACACGAAATCCTGTATAAAGGTGCTTTTCCCATGTTGAAAGTACAGCTTGAACAAGGAGAGAACATCAAAGCTGAGGCAGGGGCCATGGTTTCCATGTCACCTAATGTGGAGCTCAAAGGAACGGTAGATGGCGGTATTATGCGAGGTTTGGGCCGAATGCTCAGCGGCGAGAAGTTCTTTTTTCAAGAACTGACCCCTTCCAGAGGACCTGGAGAGGTCTTGCTCGCGCCAGCTGTAATCGGCGACATTGAGGCCGTCGAACTGGATGGATCGTACAAGCTCTTCGTACAAAAAGACGGCTTCCTAGCTGGCACCTCCGGCATCCAGGTCAATACCAAGATGCAGAATCTGATGAGCGGCTTTATGTCGGGCGAAGGCTTTTTCATCGTGGAAATTAGCGGCAAAGGCACCGTCTTCCTATCGTCCTACGGGGCAATTCATGCCATTAACCTTTCACCAGGTGAAGAGGTTGTCATTGATAATGGGCATCTGGTCGCTTGGCCAGATTATACCCACTACACCATCGAAAAAGCGGCCAAAGGCTGGCTATCCAGCGTTACGAGCGGAGAAGGCGTAGTCTGCCGATTCCGTGGGGAAGGTGTCGTACTGATTCAAACACGCAATCCCAAAAGTTTCGGCGGCTGGTTAAGACAGTTTATTCCGGGTGGCCGTTAAAAATGCCATGACTTTGCCGCCCTGAGAGATCAGCCTCTGATTTGGGGCAGATCTTAGGAAGGGAACTACAGGGCGCTATTCGGGCAAATAGTAGGGATACGAAGGTAATAGCGGAACTACAGGACCTTATTTCTACGAAAAGCGCTGTTTTTTCCTATAAAAGACAAAATAGTGGACTGTAGTTCCCTCTCGCTCGCGATCATGCCACTTTTTGCTAGAATAGCGGACTGTAGTTCCCATTCCTCCGCATCACTCCACAACATACAAGAAGAACCTAGCCTGAGGCCCACGGCTATGTTCTTCTTGTATGTTTGCCTCTTGATAAGAGGCTCCGGGGTTGAAATCAATGCCCCGCCCAGTTCGCAAGATAAGTTTGCTGTTCCGCCGTAAGCCTGTCAATTTCAATACCAAGCGAGTCCAGCTTGTAGAGTGCAACCTGTTCGTCCAACTCGAACGGTACATTTATGACTTTACTGCCGAGACTTTGATAATGCTCGTTCACATATTTCAACGACATTGCTTGCAGGGCAAAAGTCATATCCATGATTTCTGCCGGATGACCGTCGCCCGCTGCTAAGTTAACGAGCCGCCCTTCTGCAAGTAAATAGACGCAGCGACCGTCGATGAACGTGTACTCGTTGATGTTTTTCCTGACAGTCCGATGCGAGACGGCGATGTCTTCGAGATCCTTCACATTGACTTCCACATCGAAATGGCCCGCATTCGTAAGAATGGCTCCGTCCTTCATCAGAAAATAATGCTTACCACATATGACATCCTTATTACCGGTAACCGTGACGAAAATATCGCCGATTTGGGCCGCTTCATGCATAGGCATAACCTCAAATCCGTCCATGTACGCCTCAACGGCTTTGATCGAGTCCGTTTCTGTGACCACGACTTTCGCCCCCAAGCCTTTGGCACGCATCGCAACGCCTTTGCCGCACCAGCCATAGCCTGCCACGACGACGACTTTACCAGCAACGACCAGGTTAGTCGTCCGATTAATCCCGTCCCACACCGATTGCCCCGTACCGTACCTGTTGTCAAACAAATATTTGCATGACGCGTCGTTCACCGCAATCATCGGGAATTCGAGCCGCTCTTCCTTTTCCATCGCCTTCAAACGCCATATCCCTGTTGTCGTTTCCTCAGCCCCGCCGCGTACCTTCCCTAACAAATCGCGACGTTCCGTATGCAGAATGCCTACCAAATCCCCGCCGTCGTCAATGATTAAATCCGGCTCTGTTTCGATCGTATCGATCAGCAGTTGCTTATACTCCAGCGGATCTGGATTATACTTAGCATAGACGGTAATGCCGTCGGTAACGAGCGCTGCGCATATGTCATCTTGGGTGGATAACGGGTTGCTGCCTGTAATCGTCACTTGTGCACCGCCTGCTTGAATGACCTTCGCAAGATAAGCCGTCTTCGCCTCCAAGTGAAGCGATATGGCAACTTTCAATCCTTTAAAAGGCTGTTCGATGACGAATCGATCCTTGATTCGATTCAGTACGGGCATATGTGCGCTCGCCCACTCGATTTTAAGCCTGCCTTCCCCCGCCAATGCGATATCCTGGATTTTACTGCGTTCCTTGGCATTCGAATTCATATAATCTCCTCACTCTCATTGTACTTCGTTATTTGTGCCGCTTTCGGCAGCTCGATATAAAAGGTGAAATGCCCGTTCGCATGCTTCAGACCGATTCTTCCTCCATGCAGCTCGACGATATAGTTCGCAATCGATAGACCGAGTCCTGCACCCGAAGGCACATCTCGATCACGCCTGGAAGGCTCTGCTTTATAAAAACGCTCGAACAATAGCTTTTCCTGCTCCTTGGTAATCGGACTTCCCCAATTTTCAACCGCAAGCACAACAAGATGATCGCGCTCGGCAAGTCGAACCGTGATTTCACCGGGCTTCAAGGAGAACTTGAGGGCATTCATGAGCAGGTTATCGATCGCCCGTACCAGCCTTTCAACATCCACATGGGCAAATAGGGACTGTTGTTCCCAATCCTTCCTGATCGTAAGGGAGAGCTCCTGCGCGATCGGCTCGAACTCGATGATAATTTGCTCCAGAAGGCTGTTGAGGTCGATCACCTGGAAGGTAAGATTGGCGTCTCCGCTGGTAAGACGGGTATACTCGAACAGATCGTCGATCAGCTTTTTCATTTGCTGGGTCTTGTTAAAGGCATTATGGATGTACCGTTTGTGTTCGTCCAGATCCTGGTAGTCGTCATTTTTGAGCAGGTTCAAATAGCCGATGATGCTCGTCAAAGGCGTGCGCAAATCATGAGATACGTGCGTGATCAGCTCCATCTTTGATGTCTCGATCTGGCGCTCTCTCTTCATCATGCTCTGAAGCTGCTCAGCCATGTAATTGATGTTCTGCGCGACTTCCCCCAACTCGTCTTGGCCCGGCAGGGGCACCCGGTAATTGAGATCCCCATTGGCGATCGCCATGAGGCCGTCGGCAAGAGTTCTCACTTTCCTGACGATAGGACGCATCAGAAAGAAAAAGATGAGTAAAAAGAAAAATAAGAACGAGAGGAAAGACAAGGCTGCGTTAGCAAAGGAAAGAGCCTCACTTTCACTCTTCATGACGATAATCTGCGGCAAAATAAAATTCAAAAAATCATTGATGAGGGACGTTCCGAAAAAAGCAGCGACCAGGCTAAATAGAAGCGATCCGAGCAAGCGCAGCCTAATGCTCTTCTTCCAGTTCAAGAGGGAAAGGAAGTCTCTATTCAACTTTATATCCCACTCCCCAAACCGTTTTGATAAATCGCGGTTCACGCGGATTATCTTCGATCTTCTCGCGAATGTTGCGCACGTGGACCATCACAGTATTGTCAGACAAAAATTTATCTTCTTTCCAAACGCTCCTATAAATTTGTTCTACATTGAATACCTGTCCGCGATGGCTGGCAAGCAGTTCCAAAATAGAAAACTCGATTGGTGTAAGCAGCGCCTCTCTGCCGTGCACCGTCACAAGATGCTTGTTTATGTGAATAACCAGGTCGTCGATCTCCACTATGTTCCTATCGGAAGCTTTGGCCTGATTTTCGGCCACGCCGGTAAACGTTTGCCTGCGCAGCTGCGCCTTGACTCTTGCGACCAACTCCAGCGGGTTAAACGGCTTCGCCATGTAGTCATCCGCCCCGGTCGTAAGCCCCGTTATTTTGTCAATATCCTCACTTTTGGCGGAGAGCATAATAATCGGAATTTTCGTCATCTCTCTTATCTTGAAGCAAGCTCTAATCCCATCCATATTCGGCATCATGACGTCCAGAATGATCAAATCGATCGATTCGCGGTGCAGCAGCTCAAGTGCTTGAACGCCGTCCTCCGATTCAAAAACGCGGTAGCCTTCATTTTTCAAGTAAATACGAATGACGTCGCGAATTTCCGGATCATCGTCTGCGATGAGCACACTTATTGTCAAGCTGGATCACTCCCAGGTTTGTTATTTTCAGCGTAAACCATGTTCGTAAAATAGGGTTCCGACTTCCCGTGCATGATCGCCCACGTAGCGTCCAATCATAAACTAATGCCTATTGCAAAGCTACCATATTTTTGGACAAGCGTCTCCGAAAAACGTAAATATTTTTCCATTTTTTTCTTACGACTTAATCTCGCCAAAACAGCTGTTCCAACGCAGCGACCGAGCAAGTAGCCTAGCGTTAAGCCGGAAACGACACCTAAATACGTTAGAATGAACGCAGGAACCTGATGCAAAAGTGCGCTAACAGTCACAGCGCCGCATAACCGAATCACTGAAGGAGCGACAGCAGCCATTCATAATTCATGGAAGTGAATCTCCTTTGATGGCTTGCGGTTTCTAAAACGGTTAAGCTTTAGGGTGAAAACAAGCGCTTCGGACAATAAAACAGCCCCGGCAACGTCAAGAAGCGCATGCTGTTTCACGAATAGAGTGGAGATGATGATGCTCCATGCGGCTATGACAATCGCCGTTCGCGCTTTTCGCCCAAAGCTGCAGCGATAAGATGCTTTCAGTACGATGTAGCTGGTCAGGACATGAATGCTCGGGAAGCAGTTGAAGGGCTTATCTGCTGCATAAACAAATTTTACAAGCCCAGTTAGCCAACTGTTGTCAATTATGGACGGTCTAGGTACGGTCGTTTGATACGTTGCATAAATAAGGTAACAGGAGATAAGCCCTGCGCACAAGGCAATCAAGCTGCGGTAGTAGACGGCTCTATCCTTCAGAAACAAGACGATGAACATGCCGAATATGAACGGATACCAGAACAAGTAAGGAATAATAAATACCGGAAGGAAAGGGATCAGATTGTCTAAATCAGTCATCAGATTGCCGACATTGCCGCTGCCGTTATTCAGATGACCATAGAATACGTTCAACACGGGAATCGAAAACAGCCAAAGTAGCGGAAGATATGTGCCAAGCTTCGATTTGATGTTGCTGGCGTCGGTTTTATCCGCGCCCATCAAGATACTCCCCTTTTGCGGCAGACGTATACGAAAGCAGGCGGAACGTTGAGCGGGACAAAATGAACGCGCTCGATGTCAAATCGCTGGCTGAGCTGCTTCCGCATCTGCTGCGAATACTGGAAGGCGATGAATAAGCCGCCTGGCTTCAGCGTCATTTCGATCTGGTTCATTAATTGCTCTCGCAGAGCTGGCGGAAAATTAAAAAACGGGAGGCCGCTCAAGATGCAATCCAGCTCATCGATTCCTTCTCTCCGTAAGGCAGGCTGCATGCTGCAAGCGTCGGCATAGTAGGCAAAGTCCCGAAACCTGGCGGACAATTGACTGCGCAGCTGCTGGTCTTTTTCGAAAACGAGTACTTTGGCCTCTTTATGCAGAACCTGTGCCAGATGTCTGGTAATGGCGCCAGTACCGCCTCCGAGCTCGGCAACGCTCCTAACTTGGTTCCATTGAACGGGCTCGAGCATTTTTTTGGCCAGAAACACAGAGCTCGGCGTGACACTCCCGATCTGACTCGGCGCACGCATGAATTTATATAGAAATAACAGCTGCTCTTGCATCGCTCTGATCATGGGAAAACTCTCCTCTCGTTACCATTCGATGCATTAATCGTAACGAAATATTCTGCAGAATATGCGAAGGAAAAAGTAAAGGATTTCTGAAGAAATTTTGAAGAAATAGCCAATAGAGACTCCCCATAGACGATCCTGTAGCTAAGAAAACCGGCTCGCCGCCCGGAGAGATCAGCTTCTGATTTGGGACCATTCTTAAAAGGGAACTACAAGACGCTATTTTGGCAAATAGCAGGGATACGAGGGTCGTAGCGGAACTACAGGGCCTTATTTCTACGAAAAGCGCGGAATTTTCCGCCAAACAGCAAAATAGCGCACTGTAGTTCCCTCACCCTCGCAAAAACTCCACTTTTTGCTAGAATACGTACTGTAGTTCCCTCCTTCTCGCGAGGCAGCTGAAGTGACTCTTCGTTCACTCCAACCATATATACCAAAAGAGCCTACCCCTTAGTCCATAACTAAGAGATAGGCCCTTCTTTTCTATTCAACTACACGCGCTCATAAAGAAAATCCACGATATGCACAGCTTGCATCGGCGAACCAGGAGCATGTTTATCAATGCCCAACTTCATTTGCAGCAAACAACCAGGGTTGCTGGTCACGATGTAATGGGCCTCCGTAGCTTTGGCGTGATCCATCTTGTGGTCGAGAATCGTATTCGCCATATCCGGCTGAGTCAAATTATAAATTCCGGCGGATCCGCAGCAGGACCCCGCATCTTTCATCTCGACAAAAGTCGCTCCTGGCATCTGCTTAAGCAATTTGCGTGGAGACTCCCCGGCTTTCATTACATTGCGCAAATGGCAGGAGTCCTGATACGTAATACGAACGCCAGGCCCTTCCGTGAAGGGGAGCGGACGACCTTTTTCCAACAAAATTGTACTGATGTCCTTCACCCTGCTCGCAAACCACTTCGCCTGCTCCTGCCACTGGGCATCGTCATGCAGCAAATGATCATACTCAACCAGAATCGCACCGCACCCGCCTGCATTCGACACAATATAATCCACACCTGCTTCCTGAAAAGCGCGAATATTATGGCGAGCCAATTGCTTAGCCTGATCCATCTCTCCACTATGAGCGTGGAGGGCGCCGCAGCAGTTCTGAGCTTCCGGGATCACCACATCGAATCCGGCTTTGGCCAGCAGTTGTACGGTTTTACGGTTCGTTTCCGTAAACAACACGTCCATTAAGCACCCGCGGAACATGCCGACGGTACCCACTTTCTCCCCAATCGCAGGAACCCGGGTTCCTAGTTGATCCACAACGCCCTTCCCAGCCGCTTCTGGCAAAATACGTTCCATCGCGGACATCTGTTTGGAAAATAGACCAACGACGCCGGTTTTTCGTGCGAGAGTTTGGGCGCCTGACTTTTGATAAAATCTAAGCCCCTTGCCTAGCAGCTTCATGCGATTCTGATGAGGGAACAACTGGCCAAAAACGATCTTGCGCACACCTTTTACCCAAGTTCGGTGCTGTGTGGTGTGATCCTCGATGGCATCCCTCGCCTGTTCAATCAATTGACCATATTTGACGTCCGCTGGACACGCAGGTTCACACGCTCTACAACCTAGACAATGGCCCATTTGCTCCTCGAATCGAACATTGGGTTCCATAATTCCGTCAACCGCAGCTTTCATCAAAGAGATTCGCCCACGCGGGGATTCCGCTTCCACACCGGTTTCCTTGAAGGTTGGACAAGCCGGCAAACAAAATCCGCAGCGCATGCAGTTCGTTAGCTGATCATAATCCAGCTTCAATTTCAGTGATTCCTGGAGCGACTTAGCCGTAGCATTAGACATGGTCGATCACCACCCTGCGTCTGGACTCTTTGGCAAACATTTTACCCGGATTGAGGATGTTCAAAGGGTCGAAGCCCTGTTTAATATTCTTCATGATGGCGATCCCTGCGCTTCCAACTTTCCATTCCAGGAATGGCGCTTTAACGAGCCCGACGCCGTGCTCTCCCGTAATCGTACCGCCAAGACGTATCGCTTCTTCAAAAATTTCCTCAAAAGCGGCCTCGACGCGCTCGATCTCATCATGATTTCTAGCGTCCGTAGTCGCTGTCGGGTGCAAATTGCCATCCCCGGCATGACCAAAAGTGCATATCTGCACGTCGTACTTCTTCGCAATACGATTAATCTGCTGCACCATCTCGGCGATTTTGGAACGCGGTACAGTCGCATCTTCCAAAATTGTCGTGGGACGAAGCCGAGCCAGCGCCGTGAAAGCACTTCGCCTAGCTGTAAGCAGCTTCAGGGCTTCTTCTTGATTGCTGGCGATGCTGATTTGATCCGCATGCTCTTCCTGGCAAATTTCCGAGATTCGGGCAATATCCCGCTCCACTGTCTCGAACTCGCCATCTTGCTCAATGAGCAGAATAGCCTCCATATCGAGTGGCAGCCCCAGCTTCGCGAAGTCGTTCACCACACGAATCGTCGGATTATCCATGAATTCCAGCGTGGCAGGAATGATGCGATTCTCAATAATCGCAGATACCGTGCGTGCCGCTCCGTACATATCTTTGAACATCGCCAGCATAGTTTTCTTATGCTTAGGGGGAGGGATGAGCTTCAAAGTTGCTTCAGTAATAACCGCAAGGGTTCCTTCCGAACCGATCAGCAGCTTGGTCAGATCATAACCCGCAACGTCTTTCATCAATTTGCCGCCCGTACGCATAATTTCCCCTGAAGCCAGCACGCACTCTAGTCCGATGACGTAATCTTTGGTAGTCCCGTATTTCAACCCGCGCAAGCCTCCGGAACACTCGGCAATATTGCCGCCAATCGTAGAGATTGCCATGCTGCTCGGATCAGGTGGGTAAAAAAGTCCCAAACCTTCAATATGCTCAATAAATGTCTTAGTAATTATACCTGGCTGCACTGTCGCGGTTAAATTCTGCATGTCCACTTCGAGTATGGCATTCATCCGATGCATAACCATTACGATGCCGCCTTGTACAGGAACGGTGCCTCCGCATAGATTCGTCCCGGAACCTCGGCTGATCAGCGGTATTTGATGCTCGCTCATAACTTTCATAATCGCCGATACCTGGGCCGTATTTTGCGGATAAATAACCCCTTCAGGCAGCTGTTGCAGCATGGGGGTCCCATCGTAGGAATGTGTGACAAGCGTTTCAATATCATCTTTAAAATAGGCGTCGCCTACGATACCACGAAGTTTAGCTTTCACTTGGTTTTCAAGCATGATACATGCCTCCCTCTCGGAGTCATCATGTCATCAGATGACTTTTTTCTTATATTAGCGTATAATAGAATCATTGTATAGCCATTTTTCTGGAGGTTTTCCTATGACATTCCCACAGATCAAGCCGCAAAAAGGCTCTGAGATCGTGATGACCCATATAAAGCAGCAAATTCAAGCAGGTGCCTATCTACCCGGCGCCAAACTCCCAACTGTCGATCAGTTAGCGGTGAACTTTGAAGTGGGCCGCTCTACGATCCGCGAAGCGATGAGTGCTTTGAAAGCGATGGGCTGGGTCGATATTCGCCATGGCGGGGGGACGTTCGTGAGCCTGACATTGCCCAGCGAGGAAGGTGACAATTCGGGTTCGGGCAGTTTCTTTTATCAGACGGAGTCGTTTCAAGAAGTGCTGGAAGTGCGTAAATTTATCGAGGCTGGCTGTGCTTCTCTTGCTGCAGAACGGCGTACAGAGGAAGACCTG
Above is a genomic segment from Paenibacillus sp. HWE-109 containing:
- a CDS encoding FadR/GntR family transcriptional regulator → MTFPQIKPQKGSEIVMTHIKQQIQAGAYLPGAKLPTVDQLAVNFEVGRSTIREAMSALKAMGWVDIRHGGGTFVSLTLPSEEGDNSGSGSFFYQTESFQEVLEVRKFIEAGCASLAAERRTEEDLRLLEMTIQEMEAAIGDESLSEQADIRFHLTIARASHNSLFVSMMESLTDRLQESMKESRRLWFFAERASVELLIQEHKDIYEAIKLQHVKLAEDRVMQHILKVDRVVQKLDAGSR
- the glcD gene encoding glycolate oxidase subunit GlcD yields the protein MLENQVKAKLRGIVGDAYFKDDIETLVTHSYDGTPMLQQLPEGVIYPQNTAQVSAIMKVMSEHQIPLISRGSGTNLCGGTVPVQGGIVMVMHRMNAILEVDMQNLTATVQPGIITKTFIEHIEGLGLFYPPDPSSMAISTIGGNIAECSGGLRGLKYGTTKDYVIGLECVLASGEIMRTGGKLMKDVAGYDLTKLLIGSEGTLAVITEATLKLIPPPKHKKTMLAMFKDMYGAARTVSAIIENRIIPATLEFMDNPTIRVVNDFAKLGLPLDMEAILLIEQDGEFETVERDIARISEICQEEHADQISIASNQEEALKLLTARRSAFTALARLRPTTILEDATVPRSKIAEMVQQINRIAKKYDVQICTFGHAGDGNLHPTATTDARNHDEIERVEAAFEEIFEEAIRLGGTITGEHGVGLVKAPFLEWKVGSAGIAIMKNIKQGFDPLNILNPGKMFAKESRRRVVIDHV